The Leifsonia poae region GCACCAGGTCGGGGACGAGACCGAAATGTTCGCTCGCGTAATAGGCGCCGGTGCGGGCCATTCCGCTCTGGATCTCGTCGGCGATGAACACGACGCCGTTGGCGGTGCACCACTCCTGCAGAGCCGGGAGATACCCATCGGCCGGCACCATGAACCCGCCCTCGCCCTGGATGGGCTCGGCGACGAGGCAGGCGAGGTCGGTGGCCCCGATGACCTTCTCGAGATAGCCGATCGTGCGCGCCGCGGCTTCGCCGCCGCTGAGACCGTCGTGGTAGGGGTACGAGCTGGGAGCGTGGTAGACGTCGCCGGCGAACGGTCCGAAACCGGTGGCGTACGGCATCGCCTTGTAGTTCATCGCCATCGTGAGGTTCGTGCGCCCGTGGTAGGCGTGGTCGAGCACTGCTACCGCGCGCCGTCCGGTGTGCTTGCGGGCGATCTTCACACCGTTCTCCACGGCCTCGGCGCCGGAATTCACGAGCACGGTCTTCTTCGCGTGGCCGCCGGGCGTGTGCTCGGCAAGCAACTCGGCCACGCGCACGTACTCCTCGTACGGGGTGATCGTGAACAGGGTGTGGATCACGTCTCGCAGCTGGCTTGCGGCTGCCTCGACGACGGCGGTCTCGGTGTGGCCGATCGTCGTCACGCCGATCCCGGCGCCGAAGTCTACGAACTGGTTGCCGTCGACGTCGACGAGGATCGCCCCGTTCGCCTTGGCGATGTAGACCGGCAGCGTCGAGGA contains the following coding sequences:
- the gabT gene encoding 4-aminobutyrate--2-oxoglutarate transaminase, which produces MTESATTAAPVYTVAQERRIVTAVPGPKSQELHARRLAVVPAGVSSTLPVYIAKANGAILVDVDGNQFVDFGAGIGVTTIGHTETAVVEAAASQLRDVIHTLFTITPYEEYVRVAELLAEHTPGGHAKKTVLVNSGAEAVENGVKIARKHTGRRAVAVLDHAYHGRTNLTMAMNYKAMPYATGFGPFAGDVYHAPSSYPYHDGLSGGEAAARTIGYLEKVIGATDLACLVAEPIQGEGGFMVPADGYLPALQEWCTANGVVFIADEIQSGMARTGAYYASEHFGLVPDLVLSAKGIAGGLPLAAVTGRAEIMDAAQPGGLGGTFGGNPVAAAAAVAVFEEIEANDLLAEGKRIENALRPALLELQKKYDIIGDVRGIGAMLAIELVQPGTGTTTKEPNSAAVTAIANYAAERGLLVLTAGTYGNVLRFLPSLAVSNDLIADAVSVLDDAFSAL